A stretch of the Haloarcula ordinaria genome encodes the following:
- a CDS encoding sodium:calcium antiporter codes for MAVSGALLTQVSVGAVALYALVNAAGRAIDRLLALAEHYDVDEVLVGMTVLALGTSLPELSAHLVASVGIVSGVLDYEVTSAVVLGGNMGSSTVQQFLLVGVLLIAYGHLPLSRSFVRESYLPMLGALGVTLLLALDGTVSRPDGLLLLALYTTYVIVRVTRRKQPAALRERPSTDPRRDALVAAGLLVVVLLSASLLLSVVETVVDLLALGGSMVGVVTIGVAAALPELTTVMESVRRRAPNVALGTLVGSNIVNPLVGIGAGGVVSTYFVPSAVVLWDLPVKLTGGVGLLLWVTYVRDGTLTRTDGAYLLGLYFVFLTGRLLLFPGQ; via the coding sequence ATGGCGGTCTCCGGCGCGTTACTGACGCAGGTGTCCGTCGGCGCCGTCGCGCTCTACGCGCTGGTGAACGCAGCGGGCCGCGCTATCGACCGCCTCCTGGCCCTCGCGGAGCACTACGACGTCGACGAGGTCCTCGTGGGGATGACCGTCCTCGCCTTGGGGACGAGCCTCCCGGAACTGAGCGCCCATCTCGTCGCCTCGGTTGGCATCGTCTCCGGCGTGCTCGACTACGAGGTGACGTCCGCCGTCGTCCTCGGCGGGAACATGGGGTCCTCGACGGTCCAGCAGTTCCTGCTCGTCGGTGTCCTCCTCATCGCCTACGGCCACCTGCCGCTCTCCCGGTCGTTCGTCCGGGAGAGCTACCTGCCGATGCTGGGCGCGCTCGGCGTGACGCTCCTTCTCGCTCTCGACGGGACGGTCAGCCGCCCCGACGGTCTGCTGTTGCTCGCGCTCTACACCACCTACGTTATCGTGCGGGTCACGCGCCGCAAACAACCGGCCGCCCTCCGGGAGCGTCCGAGCACGGACCCCCGGCGGGACGCGCTCGTCGCTGCGGGACTCCTGGTGGTGGTGTTGCTCTCGGCGTCGCTGCTGCTCTCGGTCGTCGAAACCGTCGTCGACCTGCTCGCCCTGGGCGGCTCGATGGTCGGCGTCGTGACCATCGGGGTCGCCGCTGCACTCCCGGAGCTGACGACGGTGATGGAGTCCGTCCGCCGGCGCGCCCCGAACGTCGCCCTCGGGACGCTCGTGGGGAGCAACATCGTCAACCCGCTCGTCGGCATCGGTGCCGGCGGGGTCGTCTCGACGTACTTCGTCCCCTCTGCGGTCGTTCTCTGGGACCTCCCGGTCAAACTGACGGGCGGCGTGGGACTGCTCCTCTGGGTGACGTACGTCCGTGACGGGACACTCACGCGCACCGACGGCGCCTATCTCCTGGGGCTGTACTTCGTCTTCCTGACCGGGCGTCTCCTCCTGTTCCCCGGCCAGTAG
- a CDS encoding NADH-quinone oxidoreductase subunit J, producing MALYETIAFVLFALVTVSSAAGVVLVRDVWHSALLLGVSLLSVAVFYVMNQAAFVATMQILVYIGGVLILISFAVMLTREDESVIEVAP from the coding sequence ATGGCACTGTACGAAACAATCGCGTTCGTGCTGTTCGCTCTCGTTACCGTGAGCAGCGCGGCCGGCGTCGTGCTCGTACGCGACGTCTGGCACTCGGCGTTGTTACTGGGCGTGTCACTGCTCAGCGTCGCCGTGTTCTACGTCATGAACCAGGCAGCATTCGTGGCGACGATGCAAATTCTGGTGTACATCGGCGGCGTCCTCATACTCATCAGTTTCGCCGTGATGTTGACCCGCGAGGACGAGTCGGTGATAGAGGTGGCACCATGA
- a CDS encoding proton-conducting membrane transporter, with protein sequence MTTKPELTNEGSFLPGLAAIALFVVFAAVFLTASFPDPLGFGEGAAITTSLGAAMFDIAPSVLMGEGETAVPAEGFLVAFIVIAIALDAALDGALMLAKREESGENVSIHANESEDHAVAADGGDER encoded by the coding sequence ATGACTACCAAACCCGAACTCACGAACGAGGGGAGTTTCCTCCCGGGCTTGGCTGCAATCGCGCTGTTCGTCGTGTTCGCTGCGGTGTTCCTCACCGCGTCGTTCCCGGACCCCCTCGGATTCGGCGAGGGAGCGGCGATTACCACGAGTCTGGGGGCGGCGATGTTCGACATCGCGCCGAGTGTGTTGATGGGCGAAGGCGAGACCGCGGTGCCCGCCGAAGGGTTCCTGGTCGCGTTCATCGTCATCGCCATCGCGCTGGACGCGGCACTCGACGGTGCGCTGATGCTCGCGAAGCGCGAGGAGAGCGGCGAGAACGTCTCGATCCATGCCAACGAGAGCGAGGACCACGCCGTCGCGGCGGACGGAGGTGACGAGCGGTGA
- the nuoK gene encoding NADH-quinone oxidoreductase subunit NuoK — protein MIPVQSYLLLSAAVFCIGLFGILTRKNALIYLMSVELMLNAANINFVAFSIQHGNLTGQVFTLFTMALAAAEVAVGIGIVLVLYRNFSDVDVTVPTTMRW, from the coding sequence GTGATTCCCGTCCAGTCGTACCTCCTGCTCTCCGCGGCTGTGTTCTGCATCGGCCTCTTCGGTATCCTCACGCGCAAGAACGCGCTCATCTACCTGATGTCCGTCGAGCTGATGCTCAACGCGGCGAACATCAACTTCGTCGCGTTCTCCATCCAGCACGGGAACCTCACCGGCCAGGTGTTCACCCTCTTTACGATGGCGCTGGCGGCCGCCGAGGTCGCGGTCGGCATCGGCATCGTCCTGGTCCTGTACCGCAACTTCAGTGACGTGGACGTCACCGTTCCGACGACGATGAGGTGGTAA